A window of Xiphophorus hellerii strain 12219 chromosome 19, Xiphophorus_hellerii-4.1, whole genome shotgun sequence contains these coding sequences:
- the dcdc2c gene encoding doublecortin domain-containing protein 2 has translation MAASPRITALLPPTKTVTVYRNGDAFYPGKKVVMNPRHLSTFDNFMNTLTRHMEAPFGAVRRLYTPTKGHSVQELDQLKHGGSYVAAGKEPFKVLNYCGIATIEPQKRKNNLIKPVPHTRVVASARWRKIRDGTCTINVFSNGELRIPPARVRIPKHTLKSWDRVLSMVTHKVELRTGAVYKLCRLDGRPVSGSSELENNQHYVAVGPEKFKPLPYERKALLLSARNKRPVNNTVCDREDLELTVGGKMKEHAAKTERVKQQRKVSRKPARVTAGADSVFNAKNKRSEVEGAAEVQEDPHLKVDLPIDQVEAKTVEEEHEASTSTANRKSSDATRPKKTKAAGYKKHERQEEKEASTGLRVRSRMSRFFKGLVKL, from the exons ATGGCGGCGAGCCCACGGATAACTGCGCTTCTTCCTCCGACCAAAACCGTCACCGTCTACCGGAATGGAGACGCTTTCTATCCCGGGAAAAAAGTAGTGATGAATCCCCGGCATCTGTCAACTTTCGACAACTTTATGAACACTTTAACCAGACACATGGAGGCTCCGTTCGGCGCCGTCAGGCGGCTGTACACACCCACGAAGGGCCACAGTGTGCAGGAGCTGGATCAGCTGAAGCATGGGGGCTCCTATGTTGCAGCGGGGAAAGAACCATTCAAGGTCCTGAA CTACTGTGGGATAGCCACCATAGAGCcgcagaaaaggaaaaataatctg attaAACCTGTACCTCACACCAGAGTAGTTGCTTCGGCTCGCTGGAGGAAAATCAGGGATGGAACTTGCACAATAAA cgtCTTCAGCAACGGAGAGCTGCGGATTCCTCCGGCTCGGGTCCGGATCCCAAAGCACACTCTTAAAAGCTGGGACCGTGTTTTATCCATGGTGACGCACAAAGTGGAACTCCGCACTGGGGCCGTTTAcaa GCTTTGCCGGTTAGACGGACGTCCTGTCAGCGGATCTTCTGAACTGGAGAACAACCAGCATTATGTGGCAGTTGGACCTGAAAAGTTCAAACCTCTCCCATATGAACG CAAAGCTCTCCTGCTATCTGCTCGAAACAAAAGACCTGTAAATAATACG GTATGCGATAGAGAGGACCTTGAGCTCACAGTTGGGGGCAAGATGAAGGAACATGCAGCCAAGACGGAGCGAGTCAAACAGCAGAGGAAGGTGTCCAGAAAACCAGCACGCGTCACAGCAGGAG CCGACAGCgtatttaatgcaaaaaacaaaagaagtgaGGTGGAAGGCGCGGCGGAGGTGCAGGAAGACCCCCACCTGAAGGTGGACCTGCCGATTGATCAG GTTGAAGCGAAAACAGTTGAAGAAGAGCACGAAGCCTCTACTAGCACTGCAAACAGGAAGAGTTCAGACGCCACGCGTCCCAAGAAAACTAAGGCTGCAGGTTACAAGAAACAT GAGaggcaggaggagaaggaggcgTCGACCGGGCTCAGAGTACGGTCACGGATGTCCCGCTTTTTCAAGG GACTAGTAAAATTGTGA